The Cicer arietinum cultivar CDC Frontier isolate Library 1 chromosome 1, Cicar.CDCFrontier_v2.0, whole genome shotgun sequence genome contains the following window.
ttatctatgtggttgtctaagtggtttggttggttatttgtgttttaaatattgtctttcttgtggttgtctaagtggttggtgatttgtgttttaaatattgttatctttatgGTTGCCTAAATGGCCGGTGATttggattttaaatattgttatctttgtggttgcctaagtggctgatgatttgtgtgattatctaagtgagtggtgatatgtatcttttaagcatcattatcatttcatgacatatcatatgcatctttgttgATGCCTGTATGACTGAATTAATTTTCTCcagggtgacttctgtgtggacgcatGTGTGGTTGGTTATATTccgatcatatatatttaggagaatgCATAACTTCATacgttatttttattttgatataattatttgttaaacttattttgatataattatttgttaaacggttgctacttgatttatttagatccatatcaatttctttaaattttttatgacgaaaacattttatattcatactttatgattattaatttattatttggtttaatttttgatgTGGATTAACTGACCTCTACACCAAcgtttaggtactaatgatctcaaaagttgcatgaatgatgtttgattggtgtaCGCGCGTGGGAAAATGGAAAATTAgacttttacataaaaaaaaaatattttgtattactaaattttttgtggtatattgtaaagttatttagtCTTCATCATTAACTCTTAATAGAAAGTATTGAGATTTCATTtgctagtaaataattgaatgtcatgaattttaattttagtcaagcttcttttaaatttcacttaaagagaatttattttattttggagcataaatgcATATCGATCTAACAACTGGAAtataattttgcaaataaatgaataaataatattttagtaaattgtattacgttttttttccaaaaaaagaatatatcaagtcattttctgacgcatcttcaaattattaccttaaaaaaaattataattatttctaaaaaaaaattatttttaagtaatctttgAATCAAAATTGAGTACGTTACACGTGAAGTATATGATTAAagttacaaaaagaaaaagagtcaTTTGAACTCTTGaatcttatatttcaaattgaGTTTTACATTCAACTGAAACCAaatctaatttttcttttgatgttataaattttaattaaattagatatttatggtcaataataattatttttaatgttagattttaaataaaatgagattaaaataaaaaatttgtgtaAATGAGCCTAGATAAAAATTTGTGAATATAAatgttacaaatttattttcttagttctactataattttcttttcataTACTTTTAAAATGAAGTGCTAAAACattaaagttaaaattagatttcaaattgatttgttttttactattatatatCAGGGAATAATATTTTGGGGACAAATTACAGAATTAAATTCaaacatctttaaaataatttttttttctttcaaatttataCTTAAAAGACACGTAAAAAATTAGTTGAAAATAGATCTTAcaatatttattctttaaattaTACTTCTATTGCACATGTTAAATTCGATTTTATATACTAACGTATATTATAAACATCGTAAGTCCAGATGTGGaagatttaatattaataaaaccaTATCATATAAATGTTCAAAACATTGGACTACTATAATAATTGTAAGTTATTGGACTACtacaaaaattataagttaCAAAACATTGGACTactacaaaaattataaattacaaaatatttgattACTACAAACGTTGTAAGGTACAAAACATTGAACTACtacaaaaattataagttaCAAAACATTTGACTACTACAAAAATTGTAAGGTACAAAATATTAGATTCAATTCAAACaccttcaaaataattattttttaaacttataCTTAAAAGGTATGTAGAAAATTAGTTGAAAATAGATCTTACAATATTTATTCTTTAACTATACTTCTATCACAAATGTTTATTCAGTTTtatatattaacatatattataaacatCCTAAGTACACAGTATATTATAAACATCCTAAGTACACACGTGAAAGATTtacgtattaaaaaaaatcatatgatataaatattcaaaacattgGACTaccacaaaaattataattagaaaaCATTGGACTACTACAAAAATTGTATGTTACAAAATATTGAACTActacaaaaactataaattacAAAACATTTTAACTACTGCAAAAATTTTAAGTTACAAAACATAGGATTAAATTCAAACaccaaaatgattttttttttctttctaaatttatacataaaagatatgtaaaaaattagttgaaaatatatattacaatatttattctttaaattGTACTTCTATCACAaatgttaaattcaattttatatacTAACGTATATTATAAATATCCAAAGTACACAcgtaaaatatttaagtattaaaaaaactatatgatataaatattaaaaacattgGACTACCACAAAAATTATAAGTTAGAAAACATTGGACTACTACAAAAATTGTATGTTACAAAATATTGAACTActacaaaaactataaattacAAAACATTTAACTACTGCAAAAATTGTAAGTTACAAAACATTGGATTAAATTCAAACAccagaatatttttttttcctaaatttatactttaaagatacgtaaaaaaattaattgaaaatatatcttacaatatttattctttaaattGTACTTCTATCACAaatgttaaattcaattttatatacTAACGTATATTATAAACATCCCAAGTACACAcgtaaaatatttaagaaaaaaaataaatatttagtttcatttttttgacaaatatatAAGATTTGGATTATAATACTttgtattttaagaaaaatgaatttttttttcttattgtgagaaattataaaaatgtacTTTCTTTTAGTTGAcatatataatttcaaatttgtGTTAATCAGAGTATCAAACACTGatataataatagaaataaatatttgtaaaaattatgtttttatttaataaatataaagaattgGTAAAACATATATTGTTTAAATAAAACTTGTGTATATATGTATCCTAGTCCAACTTATTAACATTTGAAACTTAAATTTGTTGTActtataaaagaaaacaaattaagcaatacaatttataaatctttatttcttttctatttttgaattaattttttggtAACGTATctatcatatttaataattaattgggCATGCAAAAATAGTATATTGAGCAAAAATATGTGTCATGTATGAGTTTGCCTAATATAAATCTCTCAAAAAGAGTCAAAAAGTggacataaaaaaataaaataaaatatgggattggtcaaaagaaaaatttcaaTGAGAACATTCAATTTGAAACCATCTTCAATTTGTTAGTgaacaaatctaaaagtatagtCTTAAATATTCCTAAATTATCTAACTTAGTTTATATTACTTCTGTCTCTAAATATCTGAttctttttagattttttttattcctttatataatttctatttcaatttttcaactATATTAGTTATACTTTTACTAACTTATCTCTAAGTATATTACATAGTTTTTCGCATCTTATAATAAATCATACAAAATCATAAACTAATTCTCACTATTTAAAgataaatgagttaaatatttcatataaccaacaaatttaatattataaataattttttaattatcatgATTTAGCAAATATAGTCTTATAAAAAGAGATAATGGTAGTATCTTATTAAAGCAAATATTTTCAATACCATATAAACAAAGTTGTTACTCCTTCCGTCTCTTAATGAAtaactcatttaatcattttatttttataaaaataaaaataaaaagtataaaaaggagagaaatatattaattttactaaatcatttttatcaattattgatgtgtttactattactattaatGATGTAAAGTGGAAGATATTGAAGAATAATGCGTTAAATATTAATTGTAGTGCACTCATTGCAAAAAAAAGTACTTCCTCTATCCCAAATTTGTATGTCGCTTTTGCCATTTCACACGACTTAACAAATTTAGTTAATTTGCTTTGAGaaagataaattataattgattttatataatttcattAATAGTATGAGACAAAGAAACTAATAGATTCGTAGTAAAAGGTatgataaaaaaagaaacattaacttcattgatattgtaaaatgatatatataatagaactatttttgttgttgcaaagTCACATATAATTTGAGAAAAAGAGAGTGActaatattacaataaaaattaaaagggtcCTTACACATTTTTTACAAATAAGTTacacatttttttacaaataagttacacatttttttacaaacaaGTGACTCACTCATCATGAGTTTggattttcttaattttaaattcccCCAATcttctctatttatttaaattttacttttttttttcaattttgttctgTATAATTAGAagtttatatgatatatatagtGTTTCACaatcatttgatatattattaagaCTTACAAAATTTATTAGTGTTTATTTAACATAcatattacattaatttttatgtatcttaacaatatatcaaataattttagatttgtataaaatttaatatgcaTGATCTATGTAATAGAAACtttaagtcaaataaaaattaaagaaaaataaagaatattgaAACAAATTGAGGAAAATTTATATCAGATAATTCAAACTTCCTTTGTTATAGGAGGAGAGAGTAtttaccatatatatatatatatatacacatatatatatatatatatatatatatatatatatatatatatatattcgttgtttcttaatttaatttcaattaacgttttagtcttttatcttttttttttcttttcgatttgatcatttattttaagtgacaattttattttttatgttttaaaatatcaacattatcttttttttttgcaagaattcaaaaaattcaaacaaaatccataaaattaattatcattatctatataatgcaaatttcataaaattcataactaaatctttaaataaactcatatttgagttacgattttgatgaaaattgtattatattgaagaatataattaattttatagattttatttgaaaattttaataaattttttgaatttttgtaataaaaatgataacattattgacattttaaaacaaatcaaattatcacttaaaattaaaataaagaactatatcagaaaataaaattaaagactaaaatgttaacGGAAATTAATTATggaatatttaacttttatatatatatatatatatatatatatattatttgcattaaaagcatttaaatataaattttaaatgctaGAATCGATACCGCGCAGGTTTTCTAGTGGAGCTTCATTTTGCAACCGTTGtttttaacaattattaaaatggaTTGTCTTAATATCATTATTAGATGAGataagagcatctccaacgggagtgaaaatgagtttGTCGTGTAACTTCcagttttttgtgggttcacATTTGGAGTTGTGCCAAGGTGTAATCACGGTTCAGAAAGAAACAGTGCTTCGTagcatttacttttttttttttttctatctactttcacaatttaataataatataattataaccgctaccttttattaatttattaataataataaatttatctttttttattaatttataactgttaacttttttataatttattaataataataaaaataatgtataataaaaataatatatagatgttaacttctttttaaattaattttttattttaaattaatttttttattttaattttaaattaaaataatgtataataatatatatgattttttaaaagttaaaatgtaaaaaatgaatgagttgatttagaGTAATGTGACATAGTAGAACTTGAACCaagttgagttcaccgttggagtagaAAAGGAGTGAATTGCTGATGTGTCACAGTGGACCTCATCTAAAGAACTCATATTAAATTCACCGTTGGAGATGTTATAAATAGTGACAGGTGTAACTTTTGTGAACGAAGGATTGTGAGTGTTTGTTGCaaataatgtaaatattattgtatttatataaatatagatataaatatggacagataataatatatatgtccaaattaataaattatggaTTTTAGATCTCTAAAAAATATGTAGAAGATTCTATGTtggatttattattattattattattattattattattattattattattattattaatttataaaacacattttctattttattatataatttaattacaaaaatatagaaataaaaaaataaaaaagacataaTTCCAGTTTTCGTGATTGAGTTTGTCCGATTTCATCACAGCCtgtaaaataataacataattcCAACCATCCCCATATAGAGTTCCTCCTctcttttaatcttttatatatttttcgtTTTGATTCATGATTAAAGTTACTTTTCTCATACCCAGTTGTTCAAAGTAGTTCCTGATctcatagtttaaaaatttaagggtgtaaaaatcatttaaataataaatacacttTAACagtaacattttttataaatataaaatcaaaaaattctcttatatataaaattgaatggagtatgtaatacaaaatattatatataaaaaaattagcaaaaatgtcgtttttttaattaaaaaaaatccttaaataactatttcataaataaatttttaatatgtatacaaatataatttataatatatcataaattcaaattttaactttaGACACCAAAATCCGAAATATCCATGCATTCAAAGCTATAATGTTAAAGATGTAAAAGTTATGGTTTGAATAAAAACTTGATCGAAAATAATATGTCAATATAAATCAAATGGACACCTTCAACaagaaagaaaatcaaaacacaatACCAAGAcgggaaataaaaaaatatcgcactaaaaaaaaaagaaataacaaaaaaaaattaaacatatgtgAAATCACTTATTTAGAGAATTGAGAACAAAACATACATGATTTAGATAAGTAATTTTAGACCACTAAATTACCCATTTTAtgtgaagaaaagaaaataaaaaaaaataaagaaaagaaaagagaacCGCGCTACTTTATTACTAGAACCTAACTCATAGTTGCATGTTGAACTTGGAAAAATAACACActcgtattttttatataaacaaaaaagttaaatgTATTTAGTCGAAATTTCTACTAAATACATATAtacctttttatttatataaaaaaattggagtAGTATTCAGATATTTATAATCTTAGTAATCTATAGGTGGACGGCCACCAAGAACAGCAAGCTTATTTCCCATTTTAAGAAGTTCTTTGCTTGTATCGTCTTTGTGACTCATCACTTCAATAAAGCATAGACAATTCTTTTTCTCCATTGTTATACTTATTGCTTCTATTAACTCCTCCTCACAGTGTACCTTCAAATAGTAATACATTAAAAAGTTAgcattgttaaaaatatatgaatttgattatttgataatatttttctaatgtTTAAGATATATAAATGCCTGACCTTGGCAGTCCAACACTTGCCTTCACCATTATCTATTGTTTCAACAAGTCCAGCATAGTTCCAATTTTTTATCACATTATAAGGCCCCTCATGAATTTCTGCCTCTGTTGTATAACCACCATTATTTATTAGAAAGATTATGGCATTTAGTCCACATCTCAACATTGTTGAGATTTCTTGTGCTGTCATCTGAAATACAGTTTAATATTTAGTGTGTTAATCACTTtaaattgttctttttttttattgatcaaTTGAAAGAGTGAAATTGAATGACCTGGAAACCACCATCACCAATACAAGTAATGACTCTCTTATGTGGATTAGCTTTAGCATAACCAAGAGTTGCACCAATGGACCAACCTAATGATGCATATTGCAGTTGAGCTTCAaacctataaaataaaataaaaagcaatGAAATATTGGCATGATTTATATTACTATATTCTTaatgaaatttgaataaaaaaatggttACCCGCATCCTTGTGGAAGTTTCAATTTCTGAGTATTAAACCAAGCATCACCACATTCTGCAATCACAGCATTGTCACAAGACAACATATTTTGTATGTGATGATATAAAACATTAATCCTTAATGGATCCTTTGTCTTAGAATGAATTGGTAAACCATCAGGGACGAAAATTCTGCGATAATTCTGAATTGATGTGGTGTTGCGTTGGAGTCTTTTGGAAAGTGCTTTGAAAAAATCTTTCATTGAAATGAAGTCAAAAGTAGGTCCATTACCAATAACAACTCTGTTTGGAAAAACAGTAATtgatttttcctttttaattaataatgtgTATCCCATAGTAGTAACATCATTAAAAAATGGACCAGCAAGTAAATAAGCATCTGAAGATTCAACAATTTCTGAACAGAAGGAAGAGCTAGCTACACCCCAATATGTTCCAATGAAATTAGGATGATTTTCTGAAACCATTCCTTTTGCTGAAGGTAAAATTGCAATTGCATAACCTGATGCATCTGCCATATCCATGAATGTGTCACATGCTTTTGACTTTCGCATCATTGAACCACCTATCATTACTGGTTTTATTGCCTTGTTTAATATCTTTGCTGCTGCCTCCACACCAAATTCCAAACTCTGTTCGTTTGTTACTCTGAACAACACAAAAATATCATAATCAATACTacaaaatatagtttttaagTTTATCTGACTTAACAAATAAGGCAGAGACGAGACTGACAATCAACCTCTACAACCAGAATATTAACACAAACCTATAAACGGACcgctctaaaattttatatttgtaatttatgcCTAAAATAAATCCATATAGAAATAAATTAACTTATCAGGTAAGCTTATAGTGTGTATTGCACTGGGATTTCTAAAGACAAAAACAAAATCCGATGATATTCAAATGAGATTTTTCACAACTTAAAAATTGTTTCTTAGTATTAAAAAACATACGGATTTTGATGGATTTTTTAGTAGAATGGATTTTGTAAGCATCACCACATTCTGCAATCACAGCATTGTCACAAGACAACATATTTTGTATGTGATGATATAAAACATTAATCCTTAATGGATCCTTTGTCTTAGAATGAATTGGTAAACCATCAGGGACGAAAATTCTGCGATAATTCTGAATTGATGTGGTGTTGCGTTGGAGTCTTTTGGAAAGTGCTTTGAAAAAATCTTTCATTGAAATGAAGTCAAAAGTAGGTCCATTACCAATAACAACTCTGTTTGGAAAAACAGtaattgatttttcatttttaattaataatgtgTATCCCATAGTAGTAACATCATTAAAAAATGGACCAGCAAGTAAATAAGCATCTGAAGATTCAACAATTTCTGAACAGAAGGAAGAGCTAGCTACACCCCAATATGTTCCAATGAAATTAGGATGATTTTCTGAAACCATTCCTTTTGCTGAAGGTAAAATTGCAATTGCATAACCTGATGCATCTGCCATATCCATGAATGTGTCACATGCTTTTGACTTTCGCATCATTGAACCACCTATCATTACTGGTTTTATTGCCTTGTTTAATATCTTTGCTGCTGCCTCCACACCAAATTCCAAACTCTGTTCGTTTGTTACTCTGAACAACACAAAAATATCATAATCAATAaactacaaaatataatttttaacacAGGGTGTTAAGGTTTTTGCCACATGACTTAACAAATGAGACAGAGAGTATCTTTAATATTAATCTAAACATGTTTAAGTCAACTTTCTtga
Protein-coding sequences here:
- the LOC101505047 gene encoding pyruvate decarboxylase 1-like, translated to MPNIPTSKKNSNHVDVPNNVTNGNHKPSLGPTTSDNTLGNHLARRLVEIGINDVFGVPGYFNLALLDYLVAEPKLNLIGCCNELNAGYATDGYARGKGVGACVVTFNVGGLSIINAIAGAYSEDLPIICIVGAPNSNDFGSNKILHHTIGLPDFSQELRCFEPVTCHQAVINHLEDAREKIDTAIAISLRESKPVYISIACNLSTIAHPSFIHHSIPIYLTPRVTNEQSLEFGVEAAAKILNKAIKPVMIGGSMMRKSKACDTFMDMADASGYAIAILPSAKGMVSENHPNFIGTYWGVASSSFCSEIVESSDAYLLAGPFFNDVTTMGYTLLIKKEKSITVFPNRVVIGNGPTFDFISMKDFFKALSKRLQRNTTSIQNYRRIFVPDGLPIHSKTKDPLRINVLYHHIQNMLSCDNAVIAECGDAWFNTQKLKLPQGCGFEAQLQYASLGWSIGATLGYAKANPHKRVITCIGDGGFQMTAQEISTMLRCGLNAIIFLINNGGYTTEAEIHEGPYNVIKNWNYAGLVETIDNGEGKCWTAKVHCEEELIEAISITMEKKNCLCFIEVMSHKDDTSKELLKMGNKLAVLGGRPPIDY